The DNA window TACAAGGAAGATGTTTAAAATTGCGACAAACTACTCCACAGCAAAAACTACCACAGTGACCAACACACAAAATACGTACCACTGAAGGCAGCGGTGTTTCGTTGGTAACGAATACGTTTCTACTGTCGTCTGCAGACGAGCCTCTTTTTTGAGAAGCAGCAGCCTGCAAAGACGAGGATCAGGACAACACCAATATCAATCCTACTATTACCACTACTACTCCTGTCTCTCCACAGAAAGAGCGACCACGAGCTGGCGGCTGAGTTGTCTTACGAGCAGTCAAACGTTTATTAATTCATTAGCATTACCCAGCAACGAGATTCGTACCAGGCCTGACCGACGGTTCTCCGTCGGGGTTGGTTTGGTCAGATGACCCGTTGCAATGACAACCACTTGCTCCGGCTTCGAACACCTATTCCCTCAGTCATTAGTTGGCCAGGTCTATGATTAGGGTATGAGTACCTGTTGCGGGCTGGATCCCAATTGAGCTGGCACGTCCAGTCATCAGTAAACTTATAATCaaacttcttcgtcgaaaacggaaTCTTTCTCCATTTAAGGCACGCGTCTATATAGGAAATGCAAAATGCCGACGATCAGTACAGCAGTAACTTTGACGTACCGCACTGCATATCCATCTGAACTTTCATACGTCTGATTTTCGCGTATTTGGACTCGTCCGAAGGCAAATCAGCCCACGGCTTCGACGGAGAATAGCCATAGCGACTCCTTATGGTAAATAAATTGGCCACAGCTTAAGTAACTATAGAATCTTACCAGAACTCAATCAAATTGCCTTTACCggaatttcaaattttaacTTTGGATATATACTGATGCGTCTGAACTTACTTATTTTCATGTCCCGCCAGTATTGCTGAAGATGTTCGTTCATAGCTTTAAGTAAAAAGCGGTACTCCTACAAAACGGCAAACTCAAGAGAGGCTCTCCTCAAGTTTCAATAGCTTGCTTGGGGATTGGCAAAGTCCTGCTTGTTGTGGGTAGGTTCCAATACCACGTGAGGAACATTGACAAATCCTATTATGAGCGCACATAGTCCACGCAGTAAAATATGCAAGCAAGCCTACCAATAATTCCCCTATACTCTCTAAAAGAAGGAGTGATGAAAAAAAGGAGCATTCTGTAGCCGACAGCTTACGGTCTGCCGTCCAACTGATGTGAACTTCGCTCAAACATTTTAATGAGACTATAACAAAATATCTATTTCTTTCCTCCGCGTTTAGTGACCTATCTTATTCTTACCGATCGCAATTGTATACGACGAATCCCTCGCAGCTTCTATCCATGATATTAAAACCAAATATAAACGTCAGCGTTTTCGGTTGAGTAAGAGCGCTAAACAGACGTCTCTCCAACTGTGAGTTGCGATACCATCTCACGGTGTCACACCGTTGCTTTATCTTGGCGATATTTTCAAGTTTGTTCGCCTCTTGACGAGCGTCCGTCGCCTCTTTCTCCGCCTGACGAAAAGCAGCCTAGAACAGaaggaaataaaataaagcgcttcctttgaaaaattgcGCTGCGCTTACTCTTCCTTCTCCAGACGTGTACGAAGAATCAGTCAGATTTCtaacgaacgaacgaacgaacatCACGTAGCTACAGATGTCGCGCACTGCCCTAATGCTACCTCGCTTTCAGCTCAAGCTCCCTCGCTTTTTCTTGAGCTAAAACGTAAGTCTACTTAGCTGTCATCTTGCACGCGTACACGGTTACTGTACCACGCGTTGCTGCTTTTTTCGCCTCCTCTGCGTCCAATTGGGAGCGAGCTTTGAACTTTTTCGAAGTATATTCGTACTTTCTGCCGTGCAGCAATCTCTCAACTCGCGAGCAGCAGTAGAGGAGAAGGTCAAGCTTACTTTGGTCTGAAGAGGTGCTGATCAAGCCTTTTTGTCAGCACTTTCTTCCCTTGCAGGTAGATCTTCATCCTTGGATTGCAATAGAGCAGAGATAGGTAAGCGCGAAAGGAGGTGCGTTCCGAAACGGTACTTTTTCAAACAAACgttaattttaaaaataattcaaacgccgtcaaaccTTTGCAGACTCATGTCAAGATAATCGTCAGTCAAGCGAATGTCGTTAGGATCTGTGTGAAACTAAACGATTTCAAGATTAATGAAGATATTTAATAGTTCCAAGTCGTTTTTACATCCAATTCTGTTTCTCCAGAATCTAACACTTTGAGATTGTACAGCATAACAAGAGTTCCAGTTtctatgaaaaaaaaacgaagagaaattctACTTGATTTAATCAATGGGCCACAGCTGTTGTGCATGCCGCTTTTGATTTTAGCAAATTGCTCCATCAACTTCTCTTCGGTGttgaaaggagaaaatttcaaaataatttccATTTCCATCAAGTGCTATATTTGTTTATAAAGTTCatttctctctatatattTTTCGTTATACTTGATCCTTCTCAGCTTGTGATGTGGCAAAAGGGCTTCTACCCATCCATGATGGCAATGGAACAATGACCTCTTTTAATCCTTCAACTTCGTGAAAGGACCGTGACAAGAGTAGACAGGTCATCGTTTGCTTGCTgtagtaaagaaaaaaaatcaaagctgCAAGTGAAGTTGTGTCTACATACCATTTTGTAAACAGTATCATATCCTTTGCGACTCTCATGGAACCCCTAACACACTATCTTGCCTTCAAAACTATAGGCAATTATTCTTACGATTTTAGCCCATTGCCATACTGCCCAATTTGCTCCTTTTGCGCCAGCCGTTTCGAAGACAGACCAAATTTGATGATGTTAGCAGTTTCCTCTATATAACAATTTGAAACGCAGatcatacatacatatataacTGAAACTAACCTGGATTCATTCCTTCGCCATCATcaagaaaagacaaaattcGACTTTTGCGAACTTTGTCACATTTTTCTGCACCGaaaaataatgaatttttatttatttattgctGGCGCCCTTACCTGTGTAAATTCGGATGGATTTTGCCTGGGCATCCCTAGAAAAGTCGAATAGGAGCAGATTGACCGTGCCCCCCGTATCATCTCACCTTGCGTTGTCTACGAGTTCCGCCAAAGCGCCGAACAAGAATTCGTGGGTGGTgctaaaattgaaaataataaCACTCCTCCTTCAGAGACCCTCCCTTGATTTCCCGGATAAACACGGAAGAAGACCTTTACTTCTTCCCGTGTTGATAGGGCCCTATCGGACGTGGCCACGCGCGACGTACGTCCGAACTGGTTCCTTGAGCCGCCAAAATCCAAGCGAAAGCTGCGATTTTCGGCGGTACAAGGAACCGAAGCGTCCTACATGTACCTGTTGGTGTGCAAGTAGTCGTAGCTGAGCTGAGCTCGACAGAGGCCGCTATATTTGCTCGGCGTAGCGTCCATGAGCACGCGTACACTTGTACAAACGCTATACAACACGGACAACACAACGTAGTGATAGACAGCGTTTTGCGCAAGCTTCAGTTGGCCACGTGACATATAGAATCGTCACACTCCTCCCCTCTTCACAGTCCCGGACAAAAAGACAACTTTTTGACACCAGCCACTACTAAAGCTAGATTTAGAAATGGATTCCTCTACTTATGGTCCATAGATGTCCACGTGATATGATTCCTTTGACGTTTTGGTGAGACTTTGTGACATGTTTGCAGGAGCCAGAGGGGGAAGTTTGTATCTTTTCTGCCGCCTTCCTGGGAGAAGGAAGCTGACTgtatttaaaatttatttgaaGGCAAATCATAGATTCCAATTAAATATTGCCTTTTTGTATTCGCTTGAAAGAAATCCCCAATTTTTAGGCACAAACTGTTCTTTGgctaaaataattttctgcACTCAGAAACTCCATCCTTATCAGGGCAATTTTTGTCTCATGATTTGGCTACTGGCAGGGTGAGTAGTCGACAGCAAAGGACCTATAAGTCTACTTGCTTAGTAGTACTGTATTTCTACGGTTTAGACGCGAAAATGATTGAGACAATAGAGTAGAGTACGCTCACGAGCGCTACAACACAAGTCTAAAGTAGACAGTATAATAGCAGAGCAATTGACATTCATAGCTGAGACAAGTGCTTCTCCAGGAAGAAGCAATCGTGCTCCTTACGTATGCGCTGATCAAACGCTGCTCCTTTTGGCCAATCGATTCCGTCGTTGAGAGGTACAGGATAGTAAACTGAGGCTTCTTTTCCCGACCAATCAAAGTCAATGAGATTCACTTAGCAACGAGAGGGGCGGTTTGGCGTTGAAAGGTCGTCGTGAGCGAATATTGAGCAAAGGACTTCGTTCCGGCGGGGGCGTGACGTCTTCCGGTGCTAATCGGCCAAttttcattgattctaataATTCGTGAGCGTCTTTGCTGTCGATGTGGACCTGATAGACGGCCCAGAAGGGATCGATCGCCTTTCCCGCTGCCATGGTGATTTTCGATCGGCCGCCCGGATGTGAATCCTAAACGTGGTCTTTGCATGTCACCCAGATGCCCCGCCCAAGCCGACGCTCGTTGTCGCTCCGTTGCGAGTTGTTTACGATCGTCGAGAGGCTTCGAGGTAGAATCTCATCTCCTGCGATGAACGCAGAGAGTTTACTGCCTGTGGAGTATTCGCGCGTGTGACGCACTCACGTTGCGCATGACGCAGGTTGCCTACGCAGCACGTGAGGCACCCATGCCGTTGCTTAGTTAATTAAGGATGCTTGTTGATGCTGCCCATCTCCTCTCCTTGTCCTTTATATTCTGACGACGATTGTGGAAGTGGTAGCGTTCGAGGACGGATATTTCAGTTGGGTCGCCGCGTCTCTTTTGTCTAACCCGGTGAGCTCACTGTAGAGACTATAACGTTCTATCCACATAGGCCATGCTGTTGGGCGCGTAAAGTCAAATGACGAAAAACGGACgacatcgttttcttttttgaacgCACGCTAACTGTCGCTAAGCAGGCTGACGTAACTGCTGACGTATGATGTTTGGAGAAGCCaataattttgaatttggcTTCAGAAATTCGTTACAATTCATTACAATTcattataaattatttatttcttaccCTATAAGCGAATTCACTTCGTCTATGACGTGTTTCAGTTTGTAGTAGGCGTCCGCTGGAGGCAACTTGAGTTCCAAGATGAGTCGATCGATCTGGGGGAGGGGGAACGAGAATCTATTACacataaaaaaatttagtTAGTGCGAGAATTCGCGCACCTTGTCGATGCAAAGCAAAATAGGCAATAGCTCTTGAACAGCGTGCTTGATCAGCCGCTCCGTGTTCAACATAACCTAAAAGGAGAACCCTCTCTTTTTTCCACCCTTTCGTAAGACGACTACTGTACTTACACCCTCTGAAgcatcgacgaagatgacgacgccgtcgcataTTTGAAGAGCTGCCGTTACTTCGTCGGAGAAATTCACGTGACCTGCGTGCAATCAgatattcatttatttatttattttctttcccgtctttcatttttttcttgcctggcgtgtcgacgacgttgaataAGAACGATTTGTCCTTGAGATCTTGAAGAACGAGACTGACGGGCGTGCTCTTGATGCTGACGTCGCGCTCCTGTTCCGTGAAGAGCGTGTCCGTGTAGCGAAGCTAGATATAAGACGGTCCAGAtcaatataataataataataaagaaaattctttctctacgtctttgtcttctctaGAATGAATTCCTGGATGAGTCTGCTCAATCAATGagaagatcgacgaagaaagtcTGATAGAGAGAGACATTCgttttggtgacgtcacaaaggtATCAATTTAAACCTTTCCGTGATGAAGGTGACCGATGAAAGCAACGCTGCGAATCAACTCGGAATTGTCCATCAAATCGGCGAGAAATCTTATATACACAAGGTTACTATAGTGACGAAAGACGCAATGCAAAACTCCTCACTCCAAGTCGTAAACGGTGTCGGGAGTGTCTCGTTCGACGTGAGAAAACTTGACTTTCTTGTCGGGAGCAATGATTGGTtctgagaaaaaatatcATCTCGCTCAAACGAGAGACTACTTTACATGTATTAGCTATATGGCCAACCTGTCAAAGGTTGAGTATCCTCTTCTTGAACAATAGTCtatcaataaataaacaaatgaggattattaattaattaattaattaattaatacgaTATTTGAGTTTTTCTTACCTCGACTATAAAAATTAGCaagtttccttttttcttctatagtACTGACCTCGTGCAAGACAACGGCTGTAGAGGGATCtatctcttcttcctcttcataTTCTCCTCCTAAAAtatgaagaggaagaagagataGATCCCTCTACAGCCGTTGTCTTGCCCTTGAAGTCTTTCATTCGAACCGCTGCGGTATGGAGACGGATCCTTCGAGGGGCATCGTCGCGCCGGATTCGGATAAATCCAGTCCGAATATCTCCAGGAGCATGATTGGATGGTGATTTGCGACGAAAGGGACGAAAGCACGAATCGCAGACCTCTCCCCGTAGTCTCGCGTAGCCCGGATATCTTCACGAAGGGGGAGGTATTTACAACCCGTATGAGACGTAGTCTGAGACCCATTGAGACGTAGTCTGAGACCAATTGGGACGGAATCTGAGACCCATTGAGACGGAATCTGAGACCGACTGAGACGTATTATGAGACCGACAGAGACGTATTATGAGACCGACTGAGACGTATTCTGAGACGTACTGAGACGTAGTATGAGACAATGAAAAATTGGGTTGAGGACTTTCGTCACACAATTACCAATTAGGCCGCTCACTCGCTCACCCAACCAGATTTATTTCAATAACGCACGCACATGAATTAAtcaatgaatgaatgaatgaatgaatgaatgaatgaatgaatgctGAACAGAAATAATCCTCGATACAATCCTTTACGTCAAATCAGTGTTTCTTAGAAATTTCTCTagcctttctcttccttcccCTCCTTGCGCTGCATTCACTGCAGATGAAATGGCTTGGCGCTTTTTGATGCCCAAAGCAGTCGTTATGAAACCATTCATGGCAGCTGTCGCAGTCGAACATTGTGGCGGAGAACGTCTCTGGCAGGCGGCAGACGCAGTACACCTTGATGGTTATTGTGCAGGCCTCGGCCCTAGCGATTTTTGTGCGTCGTTGCCTTTTAGGAAATGGGCtaaatttgttttctttaaTGCACTTCGCCAGATGCCCTCTCATAGCTTCAGGTCGGAAAATAACCGTGTTGACATCGCCTCCGGTGGCAACTTCTACAAGGAAAGCGACTGCGAACACTCCACAGTCACTTCcgttctgctgctgctgaacGGGTAGCACGTGCACGTTAAAAGATGAATCGTGCGTTCTGTAGATGGATGCTAATTGATTTTCAAGGGTTGAATCTAATGATCCGCTAAACAAGCTGTCGTAGAGATATATGTTACCCTCCTCGTCGCTAGAGGTGGCAACCCAGTGCATGCGGCTGACGTTCAAGATTTGTATATTGTTGTTCCGGACGACGCGGTATTGCAACGATTCGCCTAATGTTGTTGCCTGAAATCCGTCAAGATTTGGAAATTGTTTCTCCATTATTTCAAGGCTGTCATTCATAACTTCGTCATTTAGCCACATCCTTCGGCGAGTCACATATTCTGGCAGATCTTGAGGAGGctcgacgatgatgatgggCCACGAAGGAGAAGACAGTAGCGCCGGTGACGTTGCTGCTGTATTCGGTGTTGTACGTTGTTCTGGCGTTGTAGGCTGCACTGTTTTCACCGGGGTTGATGGCATGAGAGACGAAACAGGTAATACCTACATGATGACCATGAACAAAATTGTTGTTAAAGCCTACGTTGGTTTGATCATTTGTACCTCCTTGGAAGTCAGCGCTGTTGCAGTACCTGCAGAAATTAGAGACGAATAAGTACGAAATCAAGTATGTAAACGTAATCTTACCCTCACACCAAGTGACATAAGATTGTACAATGCGGCGTAGGACTTCGGTCCACGAACATGTCCTTTTTGCCAACTCTCGCCTGTCCTGGCTGggattttcaaaagaaaaatcgattgGCCACCAATCCGGTTTGTTGGCCTCAACGCCCCATCCAGGCTTTCCTCTACCTATAATGTAATACAGTATTTCATTACACAAAACCACTATGTAATTGAAATGTAAATGTATATTATTAGTAATAACAACTCTGCCGCAGACATAAACAAGGCAAACCTGTCGTCATTTTGACCAATTTCGGAATCAGAGCCTTTAGTTCATGAAGGCCTTTTAACTCCGGATTTAGAGCTGAACGTCGTATAGCGTCTCTTTCGTCAACTATTGGCGCCGTTTTCAGAGCATCGGAAATGTCATCTTCACACGAATTCACCGCCTTCTTCACTATGGCGGCCACAGCAGCGTCTCCATGTACAATTAGGTCTGTACCCTTTCTGAAGTATACGGCAGCTGCTAGTTGGCCGCTTGCCTAAAAATAGATACATGAAGAGAGATATGGAATTGTTTGGCCAGCGTGCCATACCCTATCAATTAAGTTATGCGTAAAGCCTGGCTAGGGTTTGTCCACAATGTATTGAAAAACATGGATTTGACAGAGTCTTTCATCTGCAATTCCTGCGGACAATTGCCCGAAGTGTTGTCGTTTGACGTTGGGCTGCCGAAAGGACCTAATGAAAGCATCTGTCGAGAACCCCGCCAGTATCGACACGCCTATCGTCGACGGATCACGTTTCAGTGATAGGGTGTGCATTCGTGACGCAAATGCGAGGAAATTGTTATCAGAATTGTGCTCCGGAAGACGAAACGGTCCGATTGCATTGTCAGCGCATACTGTCGACCAAATTGTTCAACGACTGGACATGGGCAACCTAACCAGCTTATCAAATTTTCTGCAAATTTTATATCGCGAAGAAGGCTGTATACCGGGGCCGTTGATTTTTGCTCTCAAAAGCATTgccaagtcgtcgtcttgttgCGGGTTATTGCAAATAGGTGGTACAGATCCTTTGTCAACCATGTGCAGATCTATAGGAAGGAAGTTTGTGGAAGGTGATGAGATATCTTTAATCGAAATGGAGACTGTTTATAAGCAAGCGCCGTTTCTTGGAAAATACATATCAACTTGCCTTGAAAACGTTTCGTCTGAAGAATTGATGACATCGTGTCGAGCGCTTTGCGGCGATATCATTCGCCTGGCATTGTCACCATACGACCCTGCCGATGAGCTATCGTCTGCCAGCTTCGACCAAGATGACGAAATGAAATTCTTCCCTAACTGGCCCACTTGTCGAAGGTAAGTGCAGTCCAAGCACGTGCACTCAAATAAAttaagaaagaaagaaatagataaataaatagaaacaTAAGTAAGTAAATAAGTAACGTTATCATTTTTAGGCTTCCTTTGTACAAAGCTGACAgtaaaagaaaggaaagcaaAATCTgccaaaagaagaagaaaggccaCAGAACGCTTTCTCCAGGGATTCTCACTGTCTTTTGCCGTCATGGTGTTTCATACGGTTTCCAACTTCTGATCGACGTGGAGAGTCCGCGAACAGTATTCCAGCTTTTAGCGACAGCTTTTGAGAAACAACCAAGATACGTATTTTACGACAACGCCTGCAACTTACACGAGTACATTCTGAACAGGTACATGACATTAGATAATTCGTCTACTATATAATATTCATTTTGATTCAGAGAGCCTAACTTGTGTAAGGGTACAACTTTTCTCGTGGACCGTTTCCACTGGTGGAACCACACAGGGTATAATGTTACAAAAACAGCCACCGCATAGACGCTAATACCGTTTATTAGATGTTCAGAAGGCTACTGCGTTGATACGTACATCAACCCTGTGCTGCAGTCGATGAACAGTCAGGTTAATGAGCAAGGGCATTCAGGGCTTGTGAGAATGAAATCGCAATGCGCATACATGTCCCCAGAGAATTTAATGCGACATGTTACATTATTTTTAGCTATTAGGAACAGggacaaaaaattgaaataatGTTGATTAGTTAGATAGGCCTATTTGTTATTGGTGTGACGAAAGTCCTCAACCTAATTTTTCATTGTCTCATACTAACTCTCAGTACGTCTCATAATACGTCTCAATGGGTCTCAGACTACGTCTCAATGGGTCTCAGACTACGTCTCAATGGGTCTCAGACTACGTCTCAATGGGTCTCAGACTACGTCTCATACGGGTAATTCTTATATGGACCAGGGATGCGCACGTGGCTGCAGAGCATCCGGGAACTTATTATGACGCATTTGTGCAATCAGGTGGTGCAATAGATGTAAGGTCGCATTGCAGCTCCTTTTTACTAATTGTTGTGTTCATCCTGCAGCGGATAATAATGGAAATCCCGCCGAATCAGACGATTATCATCAATAACCTGAACGAGACAGTGGAGAAAGACGGTAAACTGAAGACCAAGCCTTTCCCTTCTCACCAAAATGCATTGAAACAGAACTAAAGAAAAGCCTGTATGCAATATTTTCCGAATTCGGCGACATCATAGCGATAGAAACGGTGAAAATGCGCGGCCAagcgttcgtcgtcttcaaggACACCGGCGCGGCGACAAACGCGCTTCGATCGATGCAAGGCCTTTCCTTTCTCAACAAACCATTGCGAATCCAGTTCGCCGAATCGAAATCGGCCGCCGTAGCGAAGATTGCCGGCACGTacgtcgaacgaaaacgcgagaaaCGCAAACcggaagacggcgaatcgagaaaggcgaaaaggAAGGCAGCGGAAGCGGCAAGCGGCactcaaaaagaaaaacccGTTCGAtgtaagtgacgtcataaatttgtGACGTAATAAATATGAATTGGTTTTAGCTGGACCCGAGTTGCCAGCAAAGAGACGCCCACTccacgagaaagagaaaggtctTCAGCGTGCTGGCGTCAGTGACCGTTTTGACATAGAAAGTTACGCTAAACGGGAATGGAAGGGAAACACGTCAAAGGCTAGAGCAGTGCTCAATGTATAGCCTTAGAAATAAACGTAGATCTTGACTTACGTTGCTGCTCTTTGCAGGGATATAGTGCGATCAAAGGGTTAGGGTTTGACACGTTGAGACAAATCCGTGGAGATAACTACTGCGCTATACGAGCGTCTCTTTTCCAAGCCCTCACAAATAGAACTCCAATGCTCAGACTGTGGGAGGCTCTTCCCTACAAAACagtaaataaattcaaaGTGAACGAATTGTATAAGAGATACGTTACTGTCCTTAGCTGGTGGAAGATTTCAAGAGACAGTTTCACTGTCACTGGCTCACTAAATGGAGTTTTGCGAAACGTTTGCATCTagacgaggaagaagtcATACCTGTGTTGACTGATTGCCTTCAAGTTCTTAGCTTTAGAGTAAAGATCAATAATCTAGTTCTTCTCAAATATATGTCGTTTATTTAGGCTGGAGAATGCGTTAGACGAAAACACTACAAGGAACGACTTGATTACGTCTTGGCGCTTTTCAATGACGACAAAAATTGGCGGATCACCCTTGGCCTTATGGAATCAATCAAATTCCTGATGCTAAAAGCCGCTGTTGAGCTCTATGCTAATATACAGCGTAATGAAGATGCTCCTTTCTGGGCACATGTACTATTTGCCAGAGACACTTCACCAAACCCGGAAGCATTCATGGAAAATCATCTCAACGTTGTAGGTGATACTGGGGGACTCGAACAGGTATTCGTATAGCTATTATGTATCATTGCGtgataaatattttctttaaGGTTGAGATGTTTTTGCTTGGTTTTTCGTTGCAGGCAACTCTTAAGGTAATGAGGCCTTCTCAGTTTGGTAAAGAGGACTTTGTTACTTTGTATCCTGATGATTCGGCTGAGGACTGTCCAAAGCTGGGCTCTAGTGGCTGAAGATGATCGTCACTATAATATATTAACCACCGAAGGCAATAGAGAGGACGACTGTGTAATTAAATTTGATGATTAAAAGTTATGTCTGCTGCGCTGTTTTAGTTGAGTCGAGTCTTTGTGTGAAATATCTGTCTGTTATAAAATAGACACAAACGCGGAATGACGAACGTGCCTTGTCTCGAAGACCAAAGTGCAGATGTGGCAGCATGTGCAGACACGGCGAGAGGAGAAGCACCGTATGAGGAATAATACTCAAttcgcctttctttgttttgcctAAAGGACGAATAATCTATTAAGAAGGGTAACTATATTTGCAACATTGCAGCATCCTCACCTGGATTTCCCGTGACACCAACAATGTCGCCTCTCTTGATTTTGCCGTGAATTCGTTCAAAATCTTGAGTCGAAGCACTAGAATAGACACGTACGTCATCGTTATCCCCTTCGCCTTCTCTGATCTTCTGACTTCGCTGTGGCCATAATTTGAAGTTTGACTCCCTCGCCTCTCAAATCGTAGAATATCAAATGCTTTCTCGATTCTCTCTTCGCGTGAATTCGTCCCGAGAGGTtaacggtgacgtcactctctTGACTGCCCGCCTCCAAATGATCGTATTTCTCGATGAAATCGGTCAGCGACATGGTCACGTGAAACTTGTGCGGATACGGATTGTCGTTCGCTTCTTTTAGAGCGGCGACCGCCGCCGTGCGAATTTTGAAATATTGCTAAAGCGAAAAACGTGaattgagaattttttcgcgcttTTTTGCAGCGCACATTCGGATCGAGttcgtcttcattttcttcgcttttgcaACGGGTTGGGGATCGGCCTAAAGAGGGACGGGATCTTCGCGTGATCGCACGCGTAAAAGGAATCGACTTTGATCCTGCCTTTCGCGctaattccttttcttccttttctttcgctttcttctccgcTTTGGCTCGTCGCTTTTGTTCACTAAAATCAGGGCCCCCGGTTAGCGTGCGACGATCGAATCGGCGatgaaacgacgcgaacgcggGCCCACGAAGCCGCGCGACAACGGCAAGCATTTCAATACGACCTCTTGCTAATCGTCTCCGTTTTGTCAGCCATGCTCTTGGAGCAGCGCATGCACCGAAGTTCCCAATCGCACGCTAAACCGGATACCTTGGCCTGAGCACGTGCATTGTTTCCGCCGGTGTAATCAACTCTAAACGTTTATGTTTAAAACTTGCTCTTACAGACGCTTAGACGGAGCCCGTGCGAAGCATGAGCAAACGAGCTAATATCTATCGCATTGACAGAAGAGACACAATACAATTCAAAGAACCTGGTTTTTAGAGTAGGACTTGAGCGCCCACGTGTGCTGCGGCTTTGGTCAGCTCTTCACCAGCGACAAAACCCTGACCATTCATGTAGTCGGCACATTTGGGTGGAAGGTTCGTGTGGGTCAGAGCGGCCATGAAGCAGGAGTCGGCGAAATAGTTCCTCAGATCTTGACCGAGGATGTcttcgaagaaacgacgaagaggcaAAATGTGAGACACGGGAGCATT is part of the Oscarella lobularis chromosome 6, ooOscLobu1.1, whole genome shotgun sequence genome and encodes:
- the LOC136188135 gene encoding ATPase MORC2-like isoform X2, which translates into the protein MDATPSKYSGLCRAQLSYDYLHTNSTTHEFLFGALAELVDNARDAQAKSIRIYTEKCDKVRKSRILSFLDDGEGMNPEETANIIKFGLSSKRLAQKEQIGQYGNGLKSGSMRVAKDMILFTKCKQTMTCLLLSRSFHEVEGLKEVIVPLPSWMGRSPFATSQAEKDQHLMEMEIILKFSPFNTEEKLMEQFAKIKSETGTLVMLYNLKVLDSGETELDFHTDPNDIRLTDDYLDMSLQSTVSERTSFRAYLSLLYCNPRMKIYLQGKKVLTKRLDQHLFRPKKYEYTSKKFKARSQLDAEEAKKAATRAQEKARELELKARNLTDSSYTSGEGRAAFRQAEKEATDARQEANKLENIAKIKQRALTQPKTLTFIFGFNIMDRSCEGFVVYNCDRLIKMFERSSHQLDGRPEYRGIIGFVNVPHVVLEPTHNKQDFANPQEYRFLLKAMNEHLQQYWRDMKISNLIEFWSRYGYSPSKPWADLPSDESKYAKIRRMKVQMDMQCDACLKWRKIPFSTKKFDYKFTDDWTCQLNWDPARNRCSKPEQVVVIATGHLTKPTPTENRRSGLTTQPPARGRSFCGETGVVVAAASQKRGSSADDSRNVFVTNETPLPSVDEQQQDPVPNEKRRRLSHPTAAKKVKKDGSSCRRPKKRSRKALRRIPDDDDDDVDDDDFDDVDDDDFDDFDDYYYDDGGDDDTFSKTSERQNMAHQLQKKEKRLKEAEKTLKEAETTAKKVKKDGSSFRQPKKRSRKALRRIPDDDDEDVEDDDFDDVDDDDFDDFDDFDDYYYYGDGGDDDTSSETSERENMLQKKEKRLKEAEKRLKEAEKTLKETETKLKEAETKLTNVRKTACLILATKVDKVFYKYIPNPSDDFDAALEKLHQSTRS
- the LOC136188135 gene encoding ATPase MORC2-like isoform X1 is translated as MDATPSKYSGLCRAQLSYDYLHTNSTTHEFLFGALAELVDNARDAQAKSIRIYTEKCDKVRKSRILSFLDDGEGMNPEETANIIKFGLSSKRLAQKEQIGQYGNGLKSGSMRVAKDMILFTKCKQTMTCLLLSRSFHEVEGLKEVIVPLPSWMGRSPFATSQAEKDQHLMEMEIILKFSPFNTEEKLMEQFAKIKSGMHNSCGPLIKSSRISLRFFFIETGTLVMLYNLKVLDSGETELDFHTDPNDIRLTDDYLDMSLQSTVSERTSFRAYLSLLYCNPRMKIYLQGKKVLTKRLDQHLFRPKKYEYTSKKFKARSQLDAEEAKKAATRAQEKARELELKARNLTDSSYTSGEGRAAFRQAEKEATDARQEANKLENIAKIKQRALTQPKTLTFIFGFNIMDRSCEGFVVYNCDRLIKMFERSSHQLDGRPEYRGIIGFVNVPHVVLEPTHNKQDFANPQEYRFLLKAMNEHLQQYWRDMKISNLIEFWSRYGYSPSKPWADLPSDESKYAKIRRMKVQMDMQCDACLKWRKIPFSTKKFDYKFTDDWTCQLNWDPARNRCSKPEQVVVIATGHLTKPTPTENRRSGLTTQPPARGRSFCGETGVVVAAASQKRGSSADDSRNVFVTNETPLPSVDEQQQDPVPNEKRRRLSHPTAAKKVKKDGSSCRRPKKRSRKALRRIPDDDDDDVDDDDFDDVDDDDFDDFDDYYYDDGGDDDTFSKTSERQNMAHQLQKKEKRLKEAEKTLKEAETTAKKVKKDGSSFRQPKKRSRKALRRIPDDDDEDVEDDDFDDVDDDDFDDFDDFDDYYYYGDGGDDDTSSETSERENMLQKKEKRLKEAEKRLKEAEKTLKETETKLKEAETKLTNVRKTACLILATKVDKVFYKYIPNPSDDFDAALEKLHQSTRS